The following are from one region of the Actinoplanes sp. L3-i22 genome:
- a CDS encoding TetR/AcrR family transcriptional regulator has translation MPKAVVSEERRRRRRPTRSGKVLSEQLIIDTALRLLREHGSTGLSARRLGLALDCDPSTLYRYFRGMDDLTLAIGDTLIGQALEGWSPTGAWRADLRRLGMRIHAAYVAHPQAAVLTTSRVTGRANELAADEAVLSVLRSADLPVAEAVPVYHAFIDQTLAFAALDAASLALPNAALRAEDEVWRSTYGHLPATSHPHIAEAAPLLATEMVNSAYPSALELLLDAVAARLSGRP, from the coding sequence ATGCCGAAGGCAGTGGTCAGCGAGGAACGGCGGCGCCGGCGCCGGCCCACGCGCAGCGGCAAGGTGCTGTCCGAGCAGTTGATCATCGATACGGCGTTGCGCCTGCTCAGGGAGCACGGCAGCACCGGGCTGAGCGCCCGCCGGCTGGGCCTCGCGCTGGACTGCGACCCGAGCACGCTGTACCGGTACTTCCGCGGCATGGACGACCTGACCCTGGCGATCGGCGACACCCTGATCGGGCAGGCGCTGGAGGGCTGGTCCCCGACCGGCGCGTGGCGGGCCGACCTGCGCCGGCTCGGCATGCGGATCCACGCGGCGTACGTCGCGCACCCGCAGGCCGCGGTGCTGACCACCAGCCGGGTCACCGGGCGGGCCAACGAGCTGGCCGCCGACGAGGCGGTGCTGAGCGTGCTGCGCTCGGCCGATCTGCCGGTCGCCGAGGCGGTCCCGGTGTACCACGCCTTCATCGACCAGACGCTCGCCTTCGCCGCCCTCGACGCGGCCTCGCTCGCCCTGCCCAACGCGGCCCTGCGCGCCGAGGACGAGGTGTGGCGATCGACGTACGGACATCTGCCGGCCACCAGCCACCCGCACATCGCCGAGGCCGCTCCCCTGCTGGCCACCGAGATGGTGAACAGCGCCTATCCGTCCGCACTGGAGCTGCTGCTGGACGCCGTGGCGGCCCGGTTGTCCGGCCGGCCCTGA
- a CDS encoding endonuclease/exonuclease/phosphatase family protein: MPIRKVRPLVLLALVFTCLRGDPVAAPAPAPAPPAPVPVPVSPSVLDALAGPAAPSDLDVMTFNLRYASSVGSNTWAQRRPVMRDLLRDERPDLIGTQEGLTFQLNDIRADLGPAYDWTGKGRDGGDLGEHMAIFFDTTRLSPVRSGDYWLSTTPEVPASRSWDTAHVRMVTWVLFEDRRTGRRFYAVNTHLDNMSESAREHGAQLILRRLAAFDPLPVVLTGDFNSPGEASPVHRLLTGAGGLRDTWTGAPLRGPAYATIHNYQALIPDGERDDWILTTSDVGAVATLMNTYRGGGTQYPSDHLPIQARLRLP, translated from the coding sequence GTGCCGATCCGCAAGGTCCGACCATTGGTGCTGCTCGCGCTCGTGTTCACCTGCCTGCGCGGTGACCCGGTCGCGGCGCCCGCTCCGGCACCGGCACCACCGGCTCCGGTACCGGTACCGGTGAGTCCGTCCGTTCTGGACGCTCTGGCCGGGCCGGCCGCGCCCTCCGATCTGGACGTGATGACGTTCAACCTGCGGTACGCCAGCAGCGTCGGGTCCAACACCTGGGCGCAGCGGCGCCCGGTGATGCGCGACCTGCTGCGCGACGAGCGGCCGGACCTGATCGGCACCCAGGAGGGGCTCACCTTCCAGCTGAACGACATCCGGGCCGACCTGGGCCCCGCCTACGACTGGACCGGCAAGGGCCGGGACGGCGGTGACCTGGGCGAACACATGGCGATCTTCTTCGACACCACCCGGTTGAGCCCGGTCCGGTCCGGCGACTACTGGCTCTCCACCACGCCGGAGGTGCCGGCCTCGCGCAGCTGGGACACCGCCCACGTCCGGATGGTCACCTGGGTGCTGTTCGAGGACCGGCGGACCGGGCGGCGGTTCTACGCGGTCAACACCCACCTGGACAACATGAGCGAGAGCGCCCGCGAGCACGGCGCCCAGCTGATCCTCCGGCGGCTCGCCGCGTTCGACCCGCTGCCGGTGGTGCTGACCGGCGACTTCAACAGCCCGGGCGAGGCGAGCCCGGTCCACCGGCTCCTGACCGGCGCGGGCGGCCTCCGGGACACCTGGACCGGCGCGCCGTTGCGGGGCCCGGCGTACGCGACGATCCACAACTACCAGGCGCTGATCCCGGACGGGGAGCGCGACGACTGGATCCTGACCACCTCGGACGTCGGCGCGGTGGCCACCCTGA